From the Ignavibacteriales bacterium genome, the window TTAGTTTATTTTCTCATTATATATTTAAGCAAATTGAATGCCAAAAATAATAATACGCGACATAGAGTTTAAAAAGGGATTATATTGAATTTACAGTATTTAAATCGAGCGTATCATGATGTCCCTACTTCATTCTTAATGTCGCCAGAGATATTATCCATAAATACTATATAATCGAATATTATCCAAAAATAGCATAGTCCAGTGACTATAGACCTAGTAATGTTCGGTGCTATCCCACACTACCTTATGTTTTGTCTGCTTGAATACTTTTATTGCTCTTATTGTAGCAAAAGTGTTAACGATATTATCGAAAAACAGCCGGTATATACTGGCTAAGGCATATCTGAATCCGAACCAATTATATGTAAAGGCAAACCTGTGAAAAATATTCACAAACATAAAAAACAGGCAGACATACATCATATACCAAAGAAACGAATTCTTCTCTACCACCATCGGTATCACGTTTAATCCAAGTGAATGAGTTACCGTATATGCAATCAGATATAAGAGGAGCAGATATGACAAAGTCGTTCCGAAAAAACTGAAAATGGTTTTTCTGTCCCTGGCAAGAAAGTATTTAGTCTTAAACGATCCGTCCCAACCGTGAATTTTCCAGTTTTGAAATACAATACCGGCAATCCACCGGGATTTCTGTTTTACGGATGCCTTAAATGTATTTGGGAAATACTCCCCTGTTGCTATTCGGGAGTTACCAAAATCTTTTTCGGTTTTATAATTAATAAAAGATGTCTTAAAACCCAGCTTATAAAACCGTAATCCCAGCTCATAATCTTCTGTCAGATTTGAATCATTAAAAATGCTGTACTTTTTCTTTTCACGCGCTCTTACATTGATCTTTCTTGGTTTCATCATTATAGGTCTTACTATCTTATCATGGGTGTCGAAATTATCTTCCACAACAAAAGTGCTGGTTACGGGCGATATCGAATCTTCATAGGATAAATGCTTAAAAAATGTTTCGAACAATAATGTATGCAATTCTTTGGGGGTCGTGCTATTATCTTTATCCGACACTCTTATATAGCTTTCGAGCAATTCATCTCCGAGCTGTAAGTTCTTAAGCTCCTCAGCCAGCTCATCACCTTTCAGATAGAACTCGTCGTCTTTACCAAGCATCTCTTCGATCTTTTCAAAATCAGATAAATATTTTTGTATTATTTTGCCTGCCCCGCTGATCTTTTTCTTAATAGATTCTGTATTCTTAGGAGCATCCCCCTCAGAATCATTATCACTATTAAGCTGTACGGACATTTCACTAATAGATTGTGATATATGGTCGAGTTTATACAGTATTCCTGTATTTGTTTTCTTAGACCTCCCATTTATCATAAAGACCTTCATCATTTTCCCTTCCATATCTTTAAGCATACTTTCTACTTCTTCCAGTGAAAAGTCTGAGCTTTTATTTATTTCAATATCAGTCAAAGTATTCTCTTCCGAAATAAGACCAGTATCTTTATCAATATTTAATTTAGATTTACTTTCCATTCCAATTTTTTTGTTTTACGAAAACTGAAGTTCCCATATAATTACACAAAATAGAGAGGTAAGTATTATTACCGTGCTCAAAAGAATAAAATACATCCTCTTTTTTGTGTATTTTGCGTCTTCCACAACCTTATCCTTATTATCCCACCCCGGTATGGAGATATTATCATAAGCAGGGGTTCTATTATTTTTCCTGTCAGGCGGATGCTTTTTTTCGGGCTTTTTACCGTCAATTAAAAGCCGATCAAGGTCTTCTACCTTTTTATCCTGCTCCTTAGTATAGGATTCCAAATAGTAAAACGCTTTTCTTGAAAAAGCCATCCCTGTTCCTGCGAAAGGAACATACGAGCCGATTGCCTGTCTTACGATCATATCTTTAGTATGAATCTCCGAAAAAGCGTCACAATTTATCCTGTGATACAGCTTTCCCAGTTTACCTTTTATGGGGATAACAGGTATCTGAACAGCATAGTTTTCCTCATAATTGATCATATAATTGAAGAGTTTGAGTGATAACGGATGAATAAAATCCTCAGAATCATGAATAAGGATTACATCAAATTCTCCGTAATACTTTTCATACTCTTTAATACATGAATATGCATTATTAAGATTATCGGCTTTGGTAGTAGGACCGTTCTCCACATTTAGACAAATGATCACCCTGTGATCCTGTTTTGCGATCTCCCTTACAGCACGGATCGTTTCCAGATCATTAGGGTAAACGGCTACAAATATACGATAGTTAGTATATTTTATTTTCTTTAATGCAATTCTGAGGGTCCTCCCGATCACTCTATGCTCCCTCCACGCACCTATCATTATTGCTATAGGATACTGTGGTTTGGAATTTATGACCGAAAAAGGTGGCAGGCTTTTTTTGTATTTACCTCTGTAGAACCAAAACATAATATTCATAAACAGATCATCGAGCCCGCTGACAAAAAGTGAAACTATCGTAACTGAAAAAAACAAAAACAACACAAACTCAAACATTGTGAGTTTTCCTCCTCCCGTATTATTTTAAAAACGGCTTAAGCCGCACTTTTAATTGGATACCATACCCTTGATACTACTCTGACTGAAGATGCACACTATAAGCCAAAGTCAATAATTGTTGTACAATACTGATACCAGATTACACTATGTTTATATTAAATTTTTTATCCTCGGAGACATTGAGAACACGGGCTTTGCCAAAATTTTCTTGTCATGTTTTTGTTAAAAAATCATTACTATTGACAATCTGCTATAGTGAGATGTTTTTTTGAAAGAGTGGTAGGACTATAAAAAAAAGCGGGTCCTTTTGAACCCGCCTGAAGAATAAATTAATTAACCAATAGTGAAAAAATCAATAGTGCTCTGTGGAATCCCACACAACTTTATCTTTAGTCTGACGGAATACTTTAACCGCCCTTATTATTGCAAAAAAATTGACCACGTTATCCACAAGCGTCCGGAATATACTCATTACCGCATACCTAAAACCATACCAGTTATAGGTAAATGCAAATTTGTGGAATATCCTTGTGAACATAAAGAGCAAACTTGTCATCATTAAATACCATAGAACGGTGTTTTGCTGTACGATAGTCGGCAGAAAATCATAGCCCATTGCTTTTGATATCATATAAGCAAGGAAGTACCCGAATACTATAAACGATAACGCTGTTCCGAAGAAGCTAATTATGGTTTTCCTGTCCCTGGCTAAGAAATATCTTGTCTTGAATGAACCTTTCCATCCGTAGATCTTCCAGTTCTGAAATACTATCCCGGCGATCCATCTAGATTTTTGCTTTACAGATGCCCAGAATGAGTTAGGGAAATATTCACCCGTTCCGATCCTGGAATTACCATATCTGCTGTCGGTCTTTAAGTTTACAAAAGAAGTTTTAAAACCAAGCTTGTAAAACCTTAGACCCAGTTCATAATCTTCCGTCAGGTTGGCATCATTAAATATTGGGTATTTCTTTTTATCCCTGAGGTTAATTTCCTTTTGTTTTGGCCTCATTACAACCGGGATCGTCTTTCCTGTTTCTTCTTCAACTCTTCCTTCGAGAACGAAATCACTGGCGCCTTGTTTTTCCTCTTCTTTTACTTCTTCCTGAACTTTCTCTTCTACAGTTACTTCCTCAGTTGTCTTTAGCTCAGAGGTTACTGAGGTTTCTTCTAAAACTTCGTCTTTCTCGGCAGTAACCTTATCCTTAATAATATCCGCGTCTACCAACTGGCTATAAAATGAATCGAAGAGTTTCTTATACAGGTCTTCTTTTTCACCAACCTCACTTTGTTCACCTTTATCTTTAGCTTCCTGAAGCTTCTGATCGATCTTTGATTTTAGATCTTCGATACTAGAAACAATCGTTTCCTGCGCGGAAGTCTTTTCTTCTTCATTTGCTTTCTCTACTCCTTCAACTTTTTCATACAGATCAGATACCTTCTCTTCCAATTCTTCCTTTACACTGTCATCAATTGATTTTATGCCCTGTTTTTCATTGAGTACTTCAATATTCTTATAAAGTTTTTGCAGAGAATCATCTATCGCAGACAATTTCGTGACCAGCTCATTACTTTTGGACTCCACCCCTTCACTTTCGGCACCTGCACTTAGTTCAGGTTTTTCGTCAGAAGATTTTTTGTCATGAAGTTTCTTTACCCTATCCTCTATCTCTTTTATCATATCATCGACCGATACAGAAGGTTGTTCCTCATCAATCGCCTCTTCTTCTCTCACTTCTTCTTTCTCATCAACCTCATGATCAAACTCCATGATAGTCTCTTCTTCGGCTAAAGTATCTTCGGGAAGAATGTCACCCTCTTCAATCGTTGGAGCTTCAGTTCTTTCCGGCTGCAAGATAAGATCCTGCTCGGGAATAACCTCCGCATCCAGCAACTGTCTGAAGAAATTATCGAAAGTCTTATCATAAAGATCTTCCTGCATGAGAGCATTCCTGCACTGGGCGAGAGTTTCATTGGACGGGACTATATCTCCGTACTTTAAACCCAGAAACTTTTGGAAACTTTTCCTGTCAGCTACTTCGACTTCAAAAGGAATATCATCGCCAAGACCGTATATCTCCTGGAGAACCATGCTCTTCAAAACGACCTCATTATCAACGTCATGTCCGGCTGCTGCCCTTGTCAAAACTTCGTTTACCGGCTTAATAAGTGAATACCAGTTTGTGGCTGCATTTATCTCGTCGAGAACAGTCTTATCGTGCTTTCTAAGCTCACGCGTAAGAACCGTCATCTGTTCCTTGTTCATTTCAAAATCTTCGGGTAAATGTACCATATTGTTTATTTTTTAACTCAGTTATTAGTTTAGTTGTTTAATTTCTCTGCTCTATTCTTAGCATTATCTATCGAATCATATTCACCGATACATACTGTAAAATACTGCTTAGATGATATTTCATCATCATATACAAAAGCTACATCGTTATCTTTTAATATCTTTCTTGATTTCAAATAATCGATCCTGTTTTCTGCGCTTTGTTTTGAGCTAAATAGTGATTCTTGAATTCTGTATTTGCCATTATCAAGCTTTTGATAGAAAACATTATTATCCTTATCGGCTATTCTGTCTATTACCCTAGCATCTGTATCCACTTTAGTATTATCTTCGGTTTTCTCGGGCACAGTTAATGTCTCGGGAGCAGGAACGATAATCTGCTCACTCTTAGTTTCCGTAACTTCCGCTCTTGTCTCACCGAAAATGTTCAGATTGATCATATAGAACACACCAATAGTCACCAGAACAACAAGGAGCGATAGCAATATGCTATACTGCCTTGCTGAAGTATACTTCTTGTCGGCAATAACTTTCTCGTCGTCATCCCAACCCGGTACTTTTATGTTTTCATATTGCGGATAAGGATCGTCCTTAAACTTATCTTCGTTCTGTGATCCTTTTATATCCTGCTCATCTCTCAGCAACTCGTCATCGACAGCATGTGTTGATTCCGGTTTATGAGTTTTATAGTATTCCTGCATTCTCTTTTCCTGCTCGATGCTCTTTGATTCGAGATAGTGGAATGCCTTCCTATTAAATGCCATTCCCGTACCGGCAAATGGTATGTATGAACCGATCGACTGCCTTACGATCATATCCTTAGAGTGCAGTTCGGCAAAAGCATCACAATATGTTCTGTGATACATTTTACCCAGTCTGCTCTTAATAGGAATAACCGGGATCTGTACACCATAATTACCTTTGTACATTATGAGGTAATTGAACAATTTCAGTGACAGCGGATGGATAAAGTCTTCTGAATCGTGTATAAGAATTATATCAAACTCACCAAATTGTCTTTCATACTCTTTTATACAAGCATAAGAATTATTCAGGTTATCAGCCTTTGTTGTAGGACCGTCCTGAGGATTCAGACATAATATCACCCTGTGGTCCTTCCTCGCCATATCTCTTACAACCTTTACCGTTCTCAGGTCATTTGGATAGACGGCAACGAATATCCTGAAATTCGTATAGCGCAGTTTTTTAAGCGCGATAGTGAGCGTCCTTCCAATAACCTTTTCTTCTTTCCATGCGCCTATCATGATCGCAATTGATCTCTCCGGCTTTGAATCCATTTCGGAGAAAGTTGGCAGGTTAGCTTTGTATTTCCTCCTGTAGAACCAGAACATGACGTCCATAAAAAGATCATCAAGTCCGCTTACCAGCAGAAGAATTACCGTAACCCAAAGTGTTATATGGAAAATTTCGTATATCATAAGGGTGAATAATAAGTTAATATAAATCCTAATTTGACTGTGAATGAACTCTCAGGGAAAAGACCCTGGTCGTTCTTTACAAAATAAAACCTGTTTACTGCTTCAGCAAATAGTACGGGGAAGTTCCTGATATTAAATGTGTAAGCGATACCTCCGCCGAGTTCGCCGTAGTTATTATAATCTATCTGTTTTGAATCTCCCTGAATATTCTGTTTTAGATATACTTCAAAATACGAATAACCCTTTATCATATATCTTAAAACTTCCCTCAACTGAGCCTGCGCATAAAAATTTTCATATTTGTGGTCATACAGCGCTGATGCATATGTATCGAGATAGAAATTCTGTGAAGGCACTCCCGTTTTCTTATATTGCGGGAAATGTCCAAACCTATCAGCAAATGTCAGGATCGGCTTAAAATTGAATTTGTTCTCTTCCTTATCGATAAGCCTTACGTAACCGGCTCTAAATTCAAAGCTGAGTGACGGAAAGAAATTATAGTGGAAGAAACCACCACCCTCTACATACCTGTCATTGTATATCTGACCGGGTTTTGATCTGCTATCAAGATATACATCACCGTATACACCTGTGAAGAAGTTCTTGAAAAGCCTGTACTGATATTTTCCGATAAAGTTGGAAATATAATTTTCTTGCTTTGTATCGTAATAATTATAGAAATAAATATCTGCCGAGCTAGGTGAGAGAGACATTCTGAAATCATTGAGATAACCCAGTGAAGTCTCGGCTTTCTCTCTTTCTTCAGCATTCGTAGAATTTGCTTTTACATATTCAAAATATTTCTTTGCTTTCGAATAGTTCTTTTGTTCATTATATAGATATGCCAGTTGTAGTTGTACTTTTGTATCTTTTGGATTTTCGCTGGCGTATTCCTCGAATAATCTTATTGCGTCGCTCTTCCTTCCTGAATTAAGAAGGGAATATGCAGAATCAAGCTTGGAGCTCGAAACCGATCCGCTTGAATTCCTCATATTGTTTATATTCTCAATTTCTCTGGTAGCTACCTTGACATCTTCTGATATAGTTGATCTGTTCTTTGCCTTCTCAAAATATATCATTGATGAGTCAAACTCATTTTTACTTAAATATATATATCCTAATTGGAGAAGTACCTTCGAATCATTTGGATTTTGATCGAGGTGTTCTATGAATAAAGGAATTGCCGCATCGACCTCCCCTTTATTTAAAAAACTGTATGCAGTGTTTAATTTTTCAAATGATTTGTTACTCTCAAGATATTCGAGTTCTGAGGATGCCGAAGAAACTTCATCGCTATTATATGAATAATCCCTTACACGGGTAAAATACTCGATAGCTTTTTCGGTCTTGTTCTGAGTTTTGTAAATGTATGCCAGCTGAAGATAAATTTTTGTGTCGTCCGGATTGCTTAACAGATAATCTTCAAATATCTCTGCCGCAGCATCATAATTCCCCTGGTTTAACTGATCATATCCCTCATCAAGCTCACTCTGTGAGTAACCATTTTGAGAAGAAAAAATCATCAAAACTGCCAGCAGTAATGTATATTTTGTTAATTTTTTTGTCAAATTATGCATCCTCGTCGTATGCTTATTTATTTCAAAATTTAGAACAACTCAAGGATACTATTGCTAATACTGTGCCAAACTCAGGTATTGTTCATTTTAGATAGAAGTCTCTAAAAACAAAGACTTACAAGTAGATGTGAGAAAATTTTGTGGAAAATTGTAAAATTTTCGTAATAATGAAGTAAAATAGTATAGTATGAATGCTATACTATACTGTTACTAAAGGAGTAAAAAACATATAGAAGAACTTACATCCTGGAGCGTATTAGATTAACACCGTCCAATAAGCGGGGTCCGGGTCTGAAAAGCGTGTTCGCATCTACCACCAGGATCTTATTATTTTTTACAGCCCGTGTTGTGCTCAGGCTCGATCTTATCTCTTCAAGGTTAGCATTTATAGCGGTCATATCCGTCGTATCGGAGGGTAGTATAATATATTCAGGATCCTTCTTTATTACATCCTCAAAGCTGATATTTGGGTACTCCATTTCTTCGCTTTTGTAAATATTATTAAACCCCGACATCTCCAATATATCATTTATAAATGTATGTCCGCTTGCCGTCATCAAAGGATTCGAAGCTATTATGATAAATGCATCAGGCTTTTCTTTTGAGTTTTGCTCGGTAAGAGTATTCCTAACACCCTTGAGTGAGTCGGTTAAAGATTTTGCTCTTTTTTCTTTATCAAGTATGGTGCCGAATTTATTTATCATATTTATCACACCGTCAAAGTTATCTATATTCACTACATATACTTTGATGCCGAGATTTTCGAGCGCCTGATATGTTGGATTAGATCTATTCTCGACGTTTAAGAATACCAGATCAGGTTTTAAGGATGTGATCACCTCATAATCGGGATTGAGATAATCTCCAACTTTCGTTTTATTGACGGCATCCGGAGGATATGTGCAAAATGTCGTAACTCCGGCAAGCATAGAGTCCGCGCCTAATGCATAGATTGCCTCAGTGACGTTTGGCGCCATCGAAACAACCGTTTTTGGTTTTTCAGGGAGGCTTACTTCAACCCCGATATCATCCACGATCGAAAATTTTGCATCTGACTCCGGAGTTGTCTTCGTGCAGGAAAAAAATAAGGTACTTAAAAAAATGACAGCTATAAATTTTCTCAAGTGCAGAGTATTATGTTTTGAGCTTCTTCTTTTTAGCGGCCGGGAATAGAACGTTATTAAGTATAAGCCTGTATCCCGGTGAGTTTTTATGGTCTTTAAGTTCGGTCGGTGGTTCCCCTACAATATGCTGATAATCTTCCGGATCATGTCCGCCATAAAATGTAAACGTACCCCGCCCGTAATTACCGTGAATATATCTTACCATGTCCGTACCCTCATTCATAGCAAGTATAGTGATATTCTTCTTAAGGAATTCCTTTTTAAACCCTGTGGTTTGCCCCAGGAAACCCTTTATTAAGGCAGTATGGTCCTGTGTCAGCATCGATGGTACTGGGTCAAACTTAGCCGAAAACTCTATAAGATTAAAATAATCATTAAACTCGCCTACCATTAATGCTTCATCCGTAACGTCTATATCGGAATACTCATATTGATAAGGATTCAGAACGATCTTAAAATTTTCAAATGCCAGGCACTCCGAATAATCGAGCTTGCTATTGGCATCGGGATCGTAATCATCACCGTCATATATTTTATCGGCTATATCCGTATACTGAGTTGCTAAAGCAATATCATACGTATCTGTTGCAGAACACATAGTGAAAAGAAACCCGCCATTAGCTACATACTGCTTAAGCTCTTTTACGACAGCAAGTTTCATCTGTGATACCTTGGCAAACCCCAGCTTCTTAGCAAGATCTTCGTTCGTTTTTTGCTGGGCAATATACCATGGGGCAGTACTGTATGAAGCGAAGAACTTTCCATACTGTCCCGTAAAATCTTCGTGGTGAAGGTGAAGCCAGTCATATTTTTTTAACCCTCCGCTTAAGACTTCCTCATCCCATAATTTGTCATAAGGTATACCTGCATATTCCAGAGCAAGCTGTACCGCATCATCCCATGGTGGAGCATCCGGCGGAACATACACTGCTATCCGTGCAACTTTCTCCAGCCGTACTACATCCATGTTATTGTTTTCATCCTGAACTTCCGCATATATCCTTGCCGCGGTTGTTCCATCTATTAGTTCGTACGATACACCGTTATTTTTGCATTCCTCCTCTACGGCAGGTGAATAGTCGAACATAAATGATCCGGCACGGAAATTCAGTAACCAATCCAGCTCCTTACCGGCAAGTAGATGCCTGTAAGCAATTCCGTAAGCTTTCAAATGGTCAGTTTGACCTATTTCCATTGGGATCAGAAGTTTTGCCTGGGAAAAGGCAGTGAATGGGATTAGAAATACCGCACTCGCAATCAGAATATATTTTAACATACTTTTAATCACAGAATAAAATTAATTTTAACCATCAGTTTATGCAATGTAGTAACGTCTTCATAATATAACAAATAACAGGTAATAAAGTTTATATGAATATTCTCTCAATAGAGACATCCTGTGATGAGACCTCGGTTGCCGTGCTAAAGGACGACCTCGTAATTTCAAACGTCATTTCTTCACAATTGTTTCATAACGATTTTGGCGGTGTTGTGCCGGAAATGGCTTCCCGCGCCCATACAAAGAACATTATTCCTGTTACAAACGAAGCCCTAAAACAGGCAGGAATTTCGCTCGACCAAATAGACCTGGTAACTGCTACAACCGAGCCGGGACTTATCGGGGCATTGTTGGTCGGGATGAATTTTGGTAAGGCAGTTGCCTCTTCTCTTGAAGTACCCTTTGTTCCGGTAAACCACATACAGGCACACTTGTATTCAAACTTTCTGGAAGAAGATAAGCCCGGTTTTCCATTCCTGTCATTAATTGTATCCGGAGGACATACAATTCTAATAAGAGTAGATGAATATTTCTCCCATACAATACTGGGAAAAACTATCGACGATGCTGCCGGTGAAGCATTCGACAAGACTGCGAAAATGCTGGGACTCGGTTACCCGGGAGGACCTATAATAGATAAACTTGCCAAAGAGGGTGATCCGGAGTTTCATAAATTCCCTATCTCGAGATTAAAGGGTAAATATGATTTTTCCTTTTCGGGGATAAAGACTTCGGTGCTTTATTTTCTTAGAGAGATAAAATTTGAGGAGAAAAGAGTTGACGAGAAAGAAAAGCTTACAAAAGACATTTGCGCTTCATTCCAAAAGGTTGTTGTTGATACACTCGTGAATAAAATAAAAATTGCTTCCCAAGAATTTAGTATAGATAATATTTGCATAGCCGGTGGTGTTTCGGCTAATTCAGGTTTGAAAGAAAAACTAATGGAATTAAAAAAAGAGGGCAAAAACATTTTTGTACCCTCTCTAAAATATACCACAGATAATGCCGCTATGATAGGACTAGCAGGCTATTATGCTTATACAAAAAACTCTGATAAAGAATATTATACTTCGGAATCATTCGCAAAGAATGCCTCGCCTCGTTTGGATTATTCCAAATTTTAACGCCCGCGGTTAGCCGCTTTTCTTCCACCTATGATATATACCAATATAGCGACTACAAGGTGTATCCAGAACCATGGACTGCTTGTGCCGAGGTTTTCAGCTATGTAAATAAGTATCAGAACTCTTGGTAAAAAGACAGTTAGTAGCACTTCTCCCCAAAATGGAACTGTATTAAAAGGAATAGCATGCATAAACCACCATATAATAAGAGCGATACGTGGAAGAAATAGGCTTAAAACAAGAAAGGCAGTATCCATAATTTAAGTATTTGTATAAAGTTACTCAAATATTCATAAATAAACAATAAATCGGAGCTTTTTTGAAATTGATATGAAGAATTATCTTAGTTATTTTGATTTCATGCAGGGACCTGATGCAATATGGATTATAGGATTTGTATTTTTGATCTGGCTTATCTTTTTCAGGAAGGGAAAAGAGGTGTAAATACATAATTTTTCACTCCTTCGTAACAACTTTCACCTTATATACGTAAAGTATCTAAACCTTGATAGGGTGCCGCGCATCATACAGCAAACAAAGATAAATTAAAGGAAATTGTATGAGAAATTTAATTATACTTTTTATTCTCATAATAAGCCTTACAATTATTACAAAAAACGGGAATTCTCAGACGCAGAATCAATCACAGTCTAAAACAACTGAAGATACAACTGCTACTGAGGAAAGTGTCTTTGTGCCGAACAAGGTACCTGTGCTTGTTATTCCGCGTATTAGCAATGGACAGGTTACAATAGACGGTGAACTGAATGAGGAAATATGGAAAACCGCCGCTGTAGCAGATAATTTTACCGAGATATCTCCCGGTGATAATATCAAACCTGAAGTCAGAACCGTAGCATATGTCGCATATGATGATGACAACATTTATTTTGGATTTGAATGCTACGATGATATGAAAAATATCCGCGCATCGATGACAGACAGGGACAGGATGTATTCCGACGACTGGGTAGGACCTTTCATTGATACCTATGGCAATCTGAAAGATGCTTTTGAATTTTATGTAAATCCGTATGGAGTACAGGGCGATCTGTACTGGACGCCTAATTATGAAACCTCCAGTGAGGACTTCATTTTTACAGCCGAGACAAAGATATATAAGGACAAGTGGGTCGCTGAGATGAAGATTCCTTTCAAAACATTAAAATTCCCCGACAAAAAAGTACAAGAATGGCGTGTTCACATGTTAAGGAACCGACCGCGTAATTTGAGACAAAGAATATACTGGGCATCTGTATCCAGGGATGACCCAAATTTTGTTGGACAGTCAGGTATTTTCAAAGGAATAGAAGACATCGAGGGCGGAAAGAATCTTGAATTTCTTCCATACGTGATAGGTATTGAAAACGCATCACTTTCAAGCCCGGTAAACACAAATTCAACATTAGATTACGCCGATCCAGACGGAAGCTTTGGATTTGACGTAAGGTATGACCTGTTTTCAAATATCTCACTTGATGCAACATATAACCCGGACTTTAGCCAGGTCGAAGCCGACGCGCCTCAGATAGACGTTAACCAGCCCTTTGCACTATTCTTCTCGGAAAAACGGCCTTTCTTCCTTGAAGGAATTAGTTCATTCCGGACGCAGCTGAATAATATGGTCTATACCCGGTCTATCAATAACCCGATATTTGCAACGAAAGTTACCGGTACAAAGGATAAGTGGAGTTTTGGCTACCTCAACGCTATGGATGAGAACACTCCTTTTATTATACCACTGGAGGAAAGAAGCTATGTACTTCCAAGTAACAAGTACTCGCTGGCAAACATACTTAGAGTAAAATACGATCTTGGCGGAGAAAATTATATTGGGGCATTGCTTACAGACAGGGAATTTAGTACTGATACAACATTCAATTTCGACTTTACCGGTTATAACCGAACGCTAGGTCTGGATTTTAGATTCAACTTCCTTAAGAATTTTTACTTCGGTGGTCAGATAACGGGATTTGCAACAAGAGAAATATCTGATACTGCTTTCTTTGATAACCAGACAAGATTCGGAAGCGACGATCAATACACCGCCGCGTTTGATGGTGAAGCATATAATGATTACTCTACATACTTTTATATAAATAGAGAATCGGAAAATTACGGGTTTTGGACTGAATTTAGCTCAAACGGACCAGCTGTTAGACGTGATCTAGGCTTCCTAACGAGAAACAATTATAACGAACTTTATTCATACCATTATTATAATATCTATCCCAAAGGTGATCTAATCAGAAGGATCACTCCTGATATTACCGGCGGGCTCCGCCATAATAAGGAAGGTATTATCAAAGATGAATACTTTTATCCCGGCGTAACTATCGAATTCCATAACGGAACAAGGCTATGGGGTAATTACACTTTTATAAATAACGAAACATACGGCGGAGAATGGCTCCCCGGAGCTACCAGATGGAATTTTGGAATAGA encodes:
- a CDS encoding ABC transporter substrate-binding protein, which encodes MRKFIAVIFLSTLFFSCTKTTPESDAKFSIVDDIGVEVSLPEKPKTVVSMAPNVTEAIYALGADSMLAGVTTFCTYPPDAVNKTKVGDYLNPDYEVITSLKPDLVFLNVENRSNPTYQALENLGIKVYVVNIDNFDGVINMINKFGTILDKEKRAKSLTDSLKGVRNTLTEQNSKEKPDAFIIIASNPLMTASGHTFINDILEMSGFNNIYKSEEMEYPNISFEDVIKKDPEYIILPSDTTDMTAINANLEEIRSSLSTTRAVKNNKILVVDANTLFRPGPRLLDGVNLIRSRM
- a CDS encoding tetratricopeptide repeat protein, encoding MTKKLTKYTLLLAVLMIFSSQNGYSQSELDEGYDQLNQGNYDAAAEIFEDYLLSNPDDTKIYLQLAYIYKTQNKTEKAIEYFTRVRDYSYNSDEVSSASSELEYLESNKSFEKLNTAYSFLNKGEVDAAIPLFIEHLDQNPNDSKVLLQLGYIYLSKNEFDSSMIYFEKAKNRSTISEDVKVATREIENINNMRNSSGSVSSSKLDSAYSLLNSGRKSDAIRLFEEYASENPKDTKVQLQLAYLYNEQKNYSKAKKYFEYVKANSTNAEEREKAETSLGYLNDFRMSLSPSSADIYFYNYYDTKQENYISNFIGKYQYRLFKNFFTGVYGDVYLDSRSKPGQIYNDRYVEGGGFFHYNFFPSLSFEFRAGYVRLIDKEENKFNFKPILTFADRFGHFPQYKKTGVPSQNFYLDTYASALYDHKYENFYAQAQLREVLRYMIKGYSYFEVYLKQNIQGDSKQIDYNNYGELGGGIAYTFNIRNFPVLFAEAVNRFYFVKNDQGLFPESSFTVKLGFILTYYSPL
- a CDS encoding asparagine synthetase B, which gives rise to MLKYILIASAVFLIPFTAFSQAKLLIPMEIGQTDHLKAYGIAYRHLLAGKELDWLLNFRAGSFMFDYSPAVEEECKNNGVSYELIDGTTAARIYAEVQDENNNMDVVRLEKVARIAVYVPPDAPPWDDAVQLALEYAGIPYDKLWDEEVLSGGLKKYDWLHLHHEDFTGQYGKFFASYSTAPWYIAQQKTNEDLAKKLGFAKVSQMKLAVVKELKQYVANGGFLFTMCSATDTYDIALATQYTDIADKIYDGDDYDPDANSKLDYSECLAFENFKIVLNPYQYEYSDIDVTDEALMVGEFNDYFNLIEFSAKFDPVPSMLTQDHTALIKGFLGQTTGFKKEFLKKNITILAMNEGTDMVRYIHGNYGRGTFTFYGGHDPEDYQHIVGEPPTELKDHKNSPGYRLILNNVLFPAAKKKKLKT
- the tsaD gene encoding tRNA (adenosine(37)-N6)-threonylcarbamoyltransferase complex transferase subunit TsaD, with product MNILSIETSCDETSVAVLKDDLVISNVISSQLFHNDFGGVVPEMASRAHTKNIIPVTNEALKQAGISLDQIDLVTATTEPGLIGALLVGMNFGKAVASSLEVPFVPVNHIQAHLYSNFLEEDKPGFPFLSLIVSGGHTILIRVDEYFSHTILGKTIDDAAGEAFDKTAKMLGLGYPGGPIIDKLAKEGDPEFHKFPISRLKGKYDFSFSGIKTSVLYFLREIKFEEKRVDEKEKLTKDICASFQKVVVDTLVNKIKIASQEFSIDNICIAGGVSANSGLKEKLMELKKEGKNIFVPSLKYTTDNAAMIGLAGYYAYTKNSDKEYYTSESFAKNASPRLDYSKF